The following are encoded in a window of Brevibacillus sp. DP1.3A genomic DNA:
- a CDS encoding carbohydrate ABC transporter permease, protein MQKRFPLNKIFGYLFVIASALIMLVPFLTTVFNSLKTYKQYMQFPPEWLPNPAQWSNYTTVWEQANFSSYTINSLIVAILSVIGALLSSSMIAFAFARLRFPFRDTLFMIVLGTMMIPGIVTIIPQFIIFKNLGLLDTLAPLWLLEWLGQPFAIFLMRQAFLNIPKDYEEAAKLDGCNPFQIYWRVFLPMCKPSLATLAVFTFMGKWNEILAPVIYLISDENFTLPIGILSLSGQYKTEDQLLVAGALISLIPILIVFLFAEKYFVEGSKTSGLK, encoded by the coding sequence ATGCAAAAGCGTTTCCCTCTAAATAAAATCTTTGGATACCTGTTTGTCATAGCGAGTGCGTTGATTATGCTGGTTCCGTTTTTGACAACTGTGTTTAACTCGCTGAAAACTTACAAGCAGTACATGCAATTTCCGCCAGAATGGCTGCCAAATCCAGCACAGTGGAGCAACTATACAACCGTGTGGGAACAGGCGAATTTTAGCAGCTATACGATCAATAGTCTGATTGTCGCGATTCTTTCGGTTATCGGGGCCTTATTGTCCAGCTCGATGATTGCCTTTGCTTTTGCCAGGCTGCGCTTTCCTTTCCGCGACACGCTGTTCATGATCGTGCTGGGAACGATGATGATCCCGGGGATCGTCACGATTATCCCGCAGTTTATTATCTTTAAAAATTTGGGACTGCTCGATACGTTGGCTCCGCTTTGGCTATTGGAGTGGCTCGGACAGCCGTTTGCCATTTTTTTAATGAGGCAAGCATTTTTAAATATCCCGAAGGATTATGAGGAAGCGGCAAAGCTGGATGGCTGCAATCCGTTCCAGATTTACTGGCGGGTGTTTTTGCCGATGTGCAAGCCTTCCTTGGCAACACTGGCGGTCTTTACGTTTATGGGGAAGTGGAATGAGATTTTGGCGCCAGTCATTTATCTCATTTCGGATGAGAACTTTACGCTGCCGATCGGGATTTTGTCTTTGAGCGGTCAGTACAAGACAGAGGATCAACTGCTGGTAGCAGGGGCCTTAATCAGCTTGATCCCGATTTTGATCGTGTTCTTGTTTGCGGAGAAATATTTTGTGGAAGGCTCCAAAACTTCTGGATTGAAATAG
- a CDS encoding DUF4183 domain-containing protein codes for MRRNVTQSYPVRRKCLQIVPPLGCPGIFPVKPSPTCPPCPPCPCTPGLIRTETYQYTAISDGVKNRYTNSDAVMPFSTSGILDPNEVSVVNLFINGMLQPPNLYVVQPGVLILSDIPVHGVPLILQFIKMIVS; via the coding sequence ATGAGGCGCAATGTCACACAGTCATACCCAGTGAGGAGAAAGTGTCTGCAAATCGTCCCGCCATTAGGTTGCCCCGGAATTTTTCCAGTAAAACCCTCCCCAACGTGTCCTCCCTGTCCCCCATGTCCATGTACGCCTGGTTTAATACGAACAGAAACCTATCAGTATACGGCAATTTCAGATGGAGTCAAAAACAGGTATACCAACAGTGATGCGGTCATGCCCTTTAGTACATCCGGCATTCTGGACCCGAATGAAGTTTCGGTTGTGAATCTATTCATCAATGGAATGCTACAACCTCCCAATTTATATGTTGTCCAGCCGGGAGTGTTGATTCTGAGTGACATTCCTGTGCATGGAGTTCCTCTTATTCTTCAGTTCATCAAGATGATTGTCTCATAA
- a CDS encoding MurR/RpiR family transcriptional regulator → MNGGLLRIRESLHNIKRSEQNAAHYILANPDEVIRLSIKELAERSESSQAAIIRMCKSIGVDGFQELKIRIAGDLQSSTAQDEYKEILPDADMYTLIESVSLNNILSLRETIKILDTEAVEKAIGELFRATRIDFYGVGASQLVAQDAQHKFLRINKMCTAHSDSHLQLTSAVTLTAGDVAVGISNSGETSQIITTMKQAHKSGAVTIGITKYGTNSLAECVDIHLTTFSTEADERSAATSSRIAQLNVIDILFRGVAAKNYDVSAAYLRQTRKAVREQYK, encoded by the coding sequence TTGAATGGCGGGTTGCTGCGCATCCGCGAATCATTGCACAATATCAAGCGTTCTGAACAAAACGCGGCGCATTACATTTTAGCCAATCCGGATGAGGTGATTCGTCTTTCCATCAAGGAACTCGCGGAAAGAAGCGAATCTAGCCAAGCTGCCATCATACGCATGTGCAAAAGTATCGGTGTAGATGGTTTTCAGGAGTTGAAAATCAGAATAGCCGGTGATCTGCAATCGTCTACCGCTCAGGATGAATACAAAGAGATTCTTCCCGATGCTGATATGTACACTTTGATTGAATCGGTTTCGCTCAACAACATCCTCTCTTTGCGAGAAACGATCAAAATTTTGGATACAGAAGCGGTGGAGAAGGCGATTGGTGAGCTGTTCCGAGCCACTCGAATTGATTTTTACGGAGTGGGTGCTTCGCAATTGGTTGCCCAGGATGCCCAACATAAATTTTTGCGCATCAATAAAATGTGCACGGCCCATTCGGATTCCCACTTGCAGCTTACTTCGGCAGTCACCTTGACGGCTGGTGATGTGGCAGTCGGTATCTCGAATTCGGGGGAAACCTCACAGATCATAACCACGATGAAACAAGCCCACAAATCTGGAGCTGTGACCATCGGCATTACCAAATACGGCACAAACTCCTTGGCGGAATGCGTGGATATTCACTTAACCACGTTTTCAACAGAAGCGGATGAACGCAGTGCCGCCACTTCCTCACGAATCGCACAACTCAATGTGATCGACATCTTGTTTAGAGGTGTTGCTGCCAAAAATTACGATGTTTCTGCTGCGTACTTGCGCCAGACGCGTAAAGCTGTTCGGGAGCAATACAAATAA
- a CDS encoding molybdopterin oxidoreductase family protein: MPKDKFFKVIENKIHPNEKLVSTHCCYCGMQCGMNLRVDTTTNKIIGVEPRYDFPVNLGKMCPKGVTAYQQVNHPDRIQRPLIRTDASLKGTAEGFREASWEEALDLIISKFKELQHNYGKDTLSVYSGVSMTNEKCYLTGKFARVALQTRYIDYNGRFCMSSAAAGLNRSLGIDRGSTIPWTDIHQTDCLFLAGSNAAECHPTSMFRIWEVQNRGGYLIVADPRETPLARRADIHLDLRPGTDLALANGIVHLLIKNGHIDEDFIRNHTNGFEETKEVVATFTPEYVSEITGVSVEKIVRAADIFGRAPDAIVMFCRGVEQQAKGTDNVSAYTNMSLVTGKIGRPKSGVATLTGQGNGQGGREHGQKADQLPGYRKLDNPEHVREIACAWGIPAEEMPQKGVSAYEMFQLMKDKTIRSLYLLCSNPVVSAPNLNHVRESLKSLDFMVCCDFYLSESAEYADVVLPVTTWAEDDGTTTNLEGRIIRHRQAQDWFEESKPDWWIQVEIAKRMGRGQFFAHLKSPQDIFNEIRQVSKGGIADYYGVTYEKIDQNNGVFWPCREEGDEGQPHLFLDKKFYHPDGKAKICALPYRPPAEEPDEEYPLRLTTGRVVFHYLSGNQTRRIPFLTDMYPDPLLEVHPKTATLYGIEHDELVTLKTRRGEAQYRVKVIEAIREDTVFVPYHWGKAESINLLTNPALDPYSKMPEFKACAAKIIKHKHGGVRHG; encoded by the coding sequence ATGCCAAAGGATAAATTTTTTAAAGTAATTGAAAACAAGATACATCCGAACGAGAAATTGGTCAGCACGCACTGCTGCTACTGCGGTATGCAATGCGGGATGAATCTGCGTGTAGATACAACGACGAACAAGATTATCGGAGTAGAGCCACGGTACGATTTCCCTGTCAATCTGGGCAAGATGTGTCCAAAAGGCGTGACGGCTTATCAGCAGGTGAACCATCCGGATCGGATACAGCGGCCGTTGATTCGAACGGATGCATCATTAAAAGGCACGGCGGAAGGATTTCGGGAAGCGTCATGGGAGGAAGCACTTGACTTGATCATTTCCAAGTTCAAGGAATTGCAACACAACTATGGCAAAGATACCTTGTCTGTTTACTCTGGCGTTTCCATGACGAACGAAAAATGCTATCTCACGGGTAAGTTTGCGCGGGTCGCCTTGCAAACCCGCTATATCGACTACAATGGTCGCTTCTGCATGTCCTCCGCTGCGGCAGGATTGAATCGAAGCTTGGGGATTGATCGCGGTTCTACCATTCCCTGGACGGATATTCATCAAACAGACTGCTTGTTTTTGGCCGGTTCAAACGCGGCAGAGTGTCATCCAACCAGCATGTTTCGTATTTGGGAAGTGCAAAATCGAGGTGGTTATCTGATTGTAGCCGATCCAAGGGAAACACCTTTGGCGCGTCGAGCTGATATCCACCTGGATCTGCGGCCCGGTACAGATTTGGCACTGGCAAACGGAATCGTTCATCTCCTGATCAAGAACGGACATATTGATGAAGACTTTATTCGAAATCATACGAATGGTTTTGAAGAAACAAAAGAAGTGGTCGCTACCTTCACACCGGAGTATGTCAGCGAAATAACAGGGGTTTCGGTGGAGAAGATTGTGCGGGCTGCCGACATTTTCGGGAGGGCACCCGATGCGATTGTCATGTTTTGCCGTGGTGTGGAACAACAGGCGAAAGGGACGGACAACGTATCGGCCTATACCAACATGTCGCTCGTCACAGGCAAGATTGGCCGTCCAAAATCAGGTGTTGCAACCCTTACTGGTCAAGGAAACGGTCAAGGGGGGCGGGAACACGGGCAAAAAGCCGATCAATTGCCTGGCTACCGCAAGCTCGACAATCCTGAACATGTGCGTGAAATAGCATGTGCCTGGGGCATCCCCGCGGAAGAGATGCCGCAGAAAGGTGTCTCTGCCTATGAGATGTTCCAGTTGATGAAGGATAAAACAATCCGTAGCTTATACTTACTCTGCTCCAATCCGGTTGTAAGTGCGCCAAATCTAAACCATGTTCGGGAGTCCCTAAAAAGTCTGGATTTTATGGTTTGCTGCGACTTTTACTTGTCCGAATCAGCTGAATACGCCGATGTCGTTCTTCCCGTTACGACTTGGGCAGAGGACGATGGAACGACTACAAACCTCGAAGGTCGTATCATTCGTCACCGTCAGGCACAGGACTGGTTCGAAGAATCCAAGCCTGACTGGTGGATTCAGGTAGAAATCGCCAAAAGAATGGGGCGCGGACAATTCTTTGCTCACTTGAAGTCTCCTCAGGATATTTTCAATGAAATACGTCAGGTCTCCAAAGGCGGAATAGCTGACTACTACGGGGTCACCTACGAGAAAATTGATCAAAACAATGGTGTTTTCTGGCCGTGCCGTGAGGAGGGTGACGAGGGGCAGCCCCATTTATTCCTGGATAAAAAATTTTATCACCCGGATGGCAAAGCCAAAATATGTGCGCTGCCTTATCGCCCGCCAGCGGAGGAGCCGGATGAAGAATATCCTTTGCGGCTAACTACGGGACGAGTTGTGTTCCACTATTTGTCCGGGAATCAGACAAGACGAATCCCGTTTTTGACGGACATGTATCCTGATCCTCTGCTAGAGGTTCATCCAAAAACAGCGACTCTTTATGGCATTGAACACGATGAGCTGGTCACTTTGAAAACGAGAAGAGGCGAGGCGCAGTACCGCGTGAAAGTTATCGAGGCCATTCGAGAGGATACGGTGTTTGTTCCGTACCACTGGGGAAAAGCGGAGTCTATCAATCTGCTGACCAATCCGGCATTGGACCCTTACAGCAAAATGCCTGAATTTAAAGCGTGCGCTGCGAAAATCATCAAGCACAAGCATGGAGGAGTTCGCCATGGGTAA
- a CDS encoding hemerythrin domain-containing protein codes for MGPPPIGCMGKMQEFEGRRKLCPALEKLKDEHLSLAEQLNELVHLANNLKSTAEPTKRKKGLTELHELASSFRAELERHSRREEEDLYPLMANYIEREMGPIAAMEEEHDLIHESLMSFMRIVEKEKSEPVEIEAVHTHLLKSVEILLEHFFKEESVLFPMAEYVLSDAEKEQLRVLFQD; via the coding sequence ATGGGACCACCGCCTATAGGATGTATGGGGAAGATGCAGGAGTTTGAAGGGAGAAGGAAGCTGTGTCCAGCTCTGGAAAAATTGAAAGACGAGCACCTATCATTAGCTGAGCAGTTGAATGAGCTCGTACATCTAGCAAATAACCTGAAATCTACTGCCGAACCTACTAAAAGAAAGAAAGGCTTAACAGAGCTTCATGAGCTGGCATCCTCGTTTCGGGCGGAACTAGAGAGACACTCCAGACGCGAGGAGGAAGACCTGTATCCCCTGATGGCTAACTATATCGAACGGGAGATGGGACCGATTGCTGCCATGGAGGAAGAGCATGATCTTATTCATGAAAGCCTGATGTCGTTCATGCGAATCGTAGAAAAGGAAAAGTCTGAACCAGTTGAAATAGAAGCTGTCCACACTCATTTGCTGAAGTCAGTAGAAATACTCTTGGAACATTTCTTTAAAGAAGAGAGTGTGCTGTTCCCGATGGCAGAATACGTATTGAGTGACGCAGAGAAAGAGCAGTTGCGAGTACTGTTTCAAGATTAG
- a CDS encoding undecaprenyl-diphosphatase, producing the protein MNGMEINIHYFRLINDLGKEYPALNSVAFYVAEYTVFILALSALVYWFTRKHENRIMVVCATFTFVIAELFGKVAGSLHANNQPFAELANVNQLVQKAVDNSFPSDHTILFFSFCMTYWLFRKTTGPLWMLLAACVGLSRILVGVHYPADVIVGALISIGSALAVYMIVPRLSFVHTLLAFYEKGEQAILPAKSKTRDF; encoded by the coding sequence ATGAATGGCATGGAAATCAACATTCACTATTTTCGCTTGATTAATGACTTGGGGAAAGAGTATCCGGCTCTCAACTCCGTGGCTTTTTACGTAGCAGAATATACGGTGTTTATTTTGGCGTTGAGTGCTTTGGTGTATTGGTTTACGAGAAAACATGAGAATCGCATCATGGTCGTTTGTGCGACGTTTACGTTTGTCATCGCCGAGCTATTCGGGAAAGTAGCCGGAAGCTTACATGCGAATAATCAGCCATTCGCAGAGCTTGCGAACGTCAATCAATTGGTACAAAAAGCGGTCGACAATTCGTTTCCCAGCGACCATACGATCCTGTTTTTTTCCTTTTGCATGACCTACTGGCTTTTTAGAAAGACGACGGGGCCACTCTGGATGCTGCTTGCTGCTTGTGTCGGGCTTTCTCGCATTTTGGTAGGCGTTCATTATCCAGCAGATGTCATTGTGGGTGCCCTGATCAGCATTGGGTCTGCCTTGGCCGTCTATATGATCGTACCGAGATTGAGTTTTGTCCATACTCTACTTGCTTTCTATGAAAAAGGAGAGCAAGCGATCTTGCCTGCCAAATCGAAGACGAGAGACTTTTAA
- a CDS encoding Rieske (2Fe-2S) protein, with product MENEKTRQIPLKDDNYTHNINRSNERSLDRRSFMKTMVGAAGLFAASTLPWGALAAKELMSSSSKSYPTQKIANLSDIKPGDAIEFAYPGEHDSALFVYVKEKEYKAYQNACTHLRCPVFWDRDEKELLCPCHHGKFDIATGNPLAGPPRRPLPEIVLQEKDGAVYAVGVKRYEEQL from the coding sequence ATGGAGAACGAGAAAACCCGCCAAATTCCGTTGAAGGATGACAATTATACACATAACATTAATCGTTCCAATGAGCGTAGTCTGGATCGACGGAGTTTTATGAAAACAATGGTAGGAGCAGCCGGTCTTTTCGCGGCATCTACACTGCCATGGGGGGCATTAGCTGCCAAGGAGCTGATGAGTTCATCCAGCAAGTCGTATCCCACACAAAAAATCGCGAATCTCAGCGATATAAAACCCGGAGATGCGATTGAATTTGCTTATCCAGGAGAGCATGACAGCGCGTTGTTCGTATATGTGAAGGAAAAGGAATACAAGGCGTATCAAAATGCATGTACCCACCTGCGTTGTCCGGTATTTTGGGACCGAGATGAGAAAGAGCTGCTATGTCCTTGCCATCATGGGAAATTTGATATCGCCACAGGTAATCCGCTCGCTGGTCCCCCAAGAAGACCACTTCCGGAAATTGTGCTTCAAGAGAAAGATGGAGCTGTATACGCTGTAGGGGTGAAGAGATATGAAGAGCAGCTATAG
- a CDS encoding 4Fe-4S dicluster domain-containing protein, protein MGKQVLYIEMDNCIGCRSCLAACTQCGGHDNRNRNYVLDVDPFISRQTIPLMCFHCVNPACARSCPAQAIQIADNGAVLSALVEKCIGCQNCTIACPYGIPKFDEEQNLMYKCDLCYDRTKEGIPPMCASVCPTNTLQWIEEAELEEKRAQIPLANGKWTASHDPDVLEGETNVKISLPGILQGKQKLF, encoded by the coding sequence ATGGGTAAACAAGTCTTATACATCGAAATGGATAATTGCATCGGTTGTCGAAGCTGCTTGGCGGCGTGTACACAGTGTGGAGGTCACGACAACCGAAACCGAAACTACGTACTGGATGTGGACCCGTTTATTAGCAGACAAACGATTCCTCTCATGTGCTTCCATTGTGTCAATCCTGCTTGTGCCCGCAGCTGTCCTGCTCAGGCGATTCAAATCGCAGATAATGGGGCCGTATTGTCAGCCTTGGTAGAGAAATGCATCGGTTGTCAAAATTGTACCATTGCGTGCCCCTATGGGATTCCCAAATTTGATGAAGAACAGAATCTCATGTACAAGTGCGATCTATGCTACGACCGTACGAAAGAGGGAATCCCGCCGATGTGCGCTTCGGTTTGCCCGACAAACACCTTGCAGTGGATTGAGGAAGCAGAGCTGGAAGAAAAACGGGCACAGATTCCTTTGGCCAATGGCAAATGGACTGCCAGCCACGACCCGGATGTGCTGGAAGGCGAAACCAATGTGAAAATTAGCCTGCCTGGCATTCTGCAGGGCAAACAGAAGCTATTCTAG
- a CDS encoding carbohydrate ABC transporter permease — MLELQTKQQAKPAEKKRKWLDSEGRWGLLLVSPYLIHFLVFVVGTSVASLYFSFSDYDILNPPKWTGLDNYAKLFEDPLFYRALWNTVYFTILYVPAKTFLALLLAVALNQKLRGLKFFRMVHFLPVISSWTVIVYVADAVFNQRIGFANAFLSKLGLAPQNWLIDEFWVIPVLVLIAIWKSVGYMMIIFLAGLQGISSDMYEAASIDGANAWQKFWRVTVPMISGTTFLVVILNTIYSFQNFEQIFVMTGASTEAGSTGGANNASLVLMLFMFRQAFSFFKMGYASAIAWVLFLILLAITLIQFKLQKKWVHYD; from the coding sequence ATGTTAGAGCTGCAAACCAAGCAACAGGCGAAGCCTGCTGAGAAAAAGAGAAAATGGTTGGATAGCGAGGGGAGATGGGGACTGCTCCTGGTCTCCCCTTATCTCATCCACTTTCTCGTATTCGTTGTGGGAACATCGGTCGCGTCATTGTACTTCAGTTTTTCGGACTACGATATTTTAAATCCGCCTAAATGGACTGGCTTGGACAACTATGCAAAGCTGTTTGAAGACCCGCTGTTTTATCGCGCGTTATGGAATACGGTCTATTTTACGATCCTGTACGTTCCGGCCAAAACATTTTTGGCGTTGCTGTTAGCGGTGGCCCTGAATCAAAAGCTGAGGGGCTTGAAATTTTTCAGGATGGTTCACTTTTTGCCGGTCATCTCCTCATGGACGGTGATCGTGTATGTAGCGGATGCGGTGTTTAACCAGCGGATCGGTTTTGCCAATGCTTTTCTGTCTAAACTTGGGCTAGCTCCGCAAAACTGGCTGATTGATGAATTCTGGGTCATCCCGGTCTTGGTTCTCATCGCCATCTGGAAGTCAGTCGGCTACATGATGATTATTTTTCTCGCTGGACTGCAAGGAATTTCTTCTGATATGTACGAGGCAGCCTCGATTGATGGAGCAAACGCTTGGCAAAAGTTTTGGCGGGTGACGGTCCCGATGATTTCCGGCACGACGTTTCTGGTCGTCATCTTGAACACGATTTACTCCTTCCAAAACTTCGAGCAGATTTTTGTCATGACCGGGGCCTCTACGGAGGCAGGCTCGACAGGTGGTGCCAACAACGCCAGCCTCGTCCTGATGCTCTTCATGTTCCGCCAAGCATTTAGCTTTTTCAAAATGGGCTATGCCTCTGCTATCGCGTGGGTGTTGTTCCTCATCCTGCTTGCCATTACGCTCATCCAATTCAAGCTGCAAAAGAAATGGGTTCATTATGATTAA
- a CDS encoding DUF4183 domain-containing protein: MPIIKSYLTSLRFTSTMSAGTGTGAAFAIAATAFTTDTGAAATAFPSTFAFYNLYVNGVLQAGNTSTISTTAITIPDGNAENGGTPIVVEFVVN; this comes from the coding sequence GTGCCGATTATTAAATCGTATCTAACCTCATTGAGATTTACGTCCACGATGAGTGCTGGAACTGGTACTGGTGCTGCGTTTGCCATTGCAGCAACTGCATTTACCACTGACACTGGCGCTGCTGCGACAGCATTTCCTAGTACGTTTGCATTTTACAATCTCTACGTCAATGGAGTGCTTCAGGCAGGTAATACTTCCACAATCTCAACGACAGCAATCACGATTCCAGATGGAAATGCCGAAAACGGTGGTACACCCATAGTTGTCGAGTTTGTCGTTAACTAA
- a CDS encoding sugar ABC transporter substrate-binding protein — protein sequence MKKRRFLSVLGLIGLAAALLISGCSSQSSTQQGDKVELYMGYSSDPPTKKKMEEIIAKFEQSHPHIKIKTMTAPYDDFYQKLTTQIAAGNAPDLWQSDGTKVFGYAQRGAILDITDYVTKEINKEELNGLEFNKDSDGKYWGVPQGIQVGALFYNKDLFDKAGVPYPTADWTWDDVKAASVKLTLDANGKNADDPAFDKKSVKQYSFAFFGSSRGAFNILKAYGGGVLDPTLKKSIINSSENKKAVEWMVDGMQRKLFPNPADLKAFQSNFKAFLSGAVAMQIDIYAATTSMNGAGLNYDVAPMPKGPDGKRFAPVIANSWVINKKAEEQKVKAAKEWITYWTTSDEAQKEWTEVGEAIPVKKSVANSEMFLNPATKPENKKVFLDTLEFAGTIDTNAVFTEWVKVFTDNLAELFMDKYGTDEFITKTDEGIQKVLDDFFKKQ from the coding sequence ATGAAAAAGAGAAGGTTTCTCTCAGTACTTGGTTTGATAGGCTTAGCCGCGGCATTGCTTATTTCCGGATGTAGTAGTCAGTCCTCCACACAGCAGGGGGACAAAGTCGAATTGTATATGGGCTACAGCTCTGATCCACCTACGAAGAAAAAGATGGAAGAAATTATTGCAAAATTCGAACAATCACATCCACACATCAAAATTAAAACAATGACGGCTCCTTATGATGACTTCTATCAAAAGCTGACGACTCAGATCGCGGCCGGGAATGCGCCTGATCTATGGCAGAGCGACGGGACAAAAGTATTTGGCTACGCCCAACGCGGCGCGATTCTCGACATCACCGACTACGTCACGAAAGAAATCAATAAAGAGGAGCTCAACGGTCTGGAATTCAACAAAGACTCAGATGGGAAGTATTGGGGAGTGCCGCAGGGCATCCAAGTCGGAGCCCTTTTCTACAACAAGGATTTGTTCGACAAAGCGGGCGTACCATACCCTACGGCTGACTGGACCTGGGATGATGTGAAGGCGGCTTCCGTCAAGCTGACTCTCGATGCCAACGGGAAAAATGCAGACGATCCTGCTTTTGACAAAAAATCAGTGAAGCAGTACAGTTTCGCGTTTTTCGGTAGCTCACGCGGCGCATTTAACATTTTGAAAGCGTATGGTGGCGGGGTATTGGACCCGACGTTGAAAAAATCGATTATCAACAGCTCGGAGAACAAAAAAGCGGTCGAGTGGATGGTCGACGGTATGCAGCGTAAGCTATTCCCGAATCCGGCTGATTTGAAGGCGTTCCAAAGCAACTTCAAAGCGTTTTTGAGCGGGGCTGTGGCGATGCAAATCGATATTTACGCAGCAACAACCTCGATGAATGGTGCAGGGTTGAATTACGATGTCGCTCCTATGCCAAAAGGACCGGACGGCAAACGCTTCGCACCCGTAATTGCCAACTCATGGGTCATCAACAAAAAGGCAGAGGAGCAGAAGGTCAAGGCCGCTAAAGAATGGATCACCTACTGGACGACATCAGATGAAGCACAAAAAGAATGGACAGAAGTAGGGGAAGCCATTCCAGTGAAAAAATCAGTGGCGAATTCCGAGATGTTCCTAAACCCAGCCACGAAGCCAGAAAACAAAAAAGTCTTCCTCGACACCTTGGAGTTCGCGGGCACGATTGATACCAATGCTGTCTTTACCGAATGGGTGAAGGTGTTCACGGATAATCTGGCGGAACTGTTCATGGATAAATACGGAACGGATGAATTCATCACGAAAACAGACGAAGGCATTCAAAAAGTTCTGGATGACTTCTTCAAGAAGCAGTAG
- a CDS encoding Crp/Fnr family transcriptional regulator, which yields MTGNGTTFVQQISSDFVNSLETFSVRKKFVPGAVLFLDGERADQLFLISSGQIKLTKNTNDGKELTLQVFGAGELVGVSGLFEQELTYTSTGTMLMEGEIWIIPRQELEKMLIKNGQFCVDFLRWMGLMNRRMQSKFRDLLLNGKIGALYSTLIRMSNTYGKPHPDGILIDLSLTNRDLAQFIGLTRESVNRMLSDLKKQDTIDLLPQGHILIKDLAYLKEAIFCDDCPPDICQM from the coding sequence ATGACCGGAAATGGCACAACATTTGTACAGCAGATTTCTTCCGATTTTGTGAATAGCCTTGAAACGTTTTCTGTTAGGAAAAAATTCGTTCCCGGAGCCGTTCTGTTTTTGGATGGTGAAAGAGCTGATCAGCTATTCTTAATTTCGTCAGGCCAAATTAAGCTCACTAAAAACACCAACGATGGAAAAGAACTGACACTGCAAGTATTTGGTGCAGGAGAGCTAGTCGGCGTCTCCGGGCTCTTCGAACAGGAATTGACGTACACCTCCACAGGCACCATGTTGATGGAGGGTGAGATATGGATCATTCCGCGACAAGAGTTGGAAAAAATGCTCATCAAAAACGGTCAATTTTGCGTAGACTTCCTGCGTTGGATGGGATTGATGAACAGGCGGATGCAGTCTAAATTTCGTGATTTGCTACTCAATGGCAAAATCGGTGCCTTGTATTCAACGCTAATCCGCATGAGTAACACGTATGGCAAGCCACACCCCGATGGAATCCTCATCGACCTTTCCCTTACCAATCGTGATTTGGCACAATTCATTGGTCTGACACGAGAAAGTGTCAACCGGATGCTTTCCGATCTAAAAAAACAGGACACCATCGATCTGCTTCCCCAGGGACATATCTTGATTAAGGACCTTGCCTATTTAAAAGAAGCGATTTTTTGTGATGACTGCCCTCCAGATATTTGCCAAATGTGA